The following are from one region of the bacterium genome:
- a CDS encoding bifunctional phosphoglucose/phosphomannose isomerase has product KQQASLAQRLDITDNIRLYDPSNMTDLVISFPEQCRHAIDIGQQIDIDPPNKIKSILVTGLGGSAVGGDYLQILFNRFGSIPVAVNRDYDIPSWVNKETLVFANSYSGNTEETLSAYSQAKVKGAHVFCLTSGGQLMSRAKDDGYPVITIPGGQPPRASLGYMFLPMVIMFMKWGWLPMGNSSQHTFDQLTGLRDDANIDIPTEINFAKQLAVNLFGNLPLIYGESYKAVIANRWKCQFNENTKILAYSNAYPELTHNEIMGWEQAKLQADNLAVLTLTDGLESPKMKTRMHVMTEKMNSAAFQQVIEFNVKHSGGSETGDFLDRMLRMTYLADFVSIYLAALYKVDPYIIGSINDLKSALSVVK; this is encoded by the coding sequence ATAAACAACAGGCCTCACTAGCTCAACGGCTGGACATCACTGATAATATCCGCCTCTATGACCCAAGCAATATGACCGATCTTGTCATCTCGTTCCCCGAACAGTGTCGACATGCGATCGATATCGGTCAGCAAATCGACATCGATCCTCCGAACAAGATTAAGTCCATTTTAGTAACCGGACTCGGTGGATCAGCTGTTGGGGGGGATTATCTCCAGATTCTTTTCAATCGATTCGGAAGCATTCCCGTAGCTGTTAATCGAGATTACGACATCCCCAGTTGGGTCAATAAAGAAACATTAGTATTTGCCAATAGCTACTCAGGCAATACGGAAGAAACCCTCTCAGCCTATTCACAAGCTAAAGTAAAAGGCGCTCATGTTTTTTGCCTAACAAGCGGTGGTCAACTGATGAGCCGCGCCAAAGATGACGGCTATCCAGTCATCACAATCCCCGGAGGTCAACCGCCAAGAGCTTCTCTTGGTTATATGTTCCTGCCAATGGTGATCATGTTTATGAAGTGGGGTTGGCTGCCGATGGGGAATTCTTCCCAACACACTTTTGATCAACTTACAGGCTTACGAGATGATGCCAATATCGATATTCCAACCGAAATAAACTTTGCTAAACAGCTAGCAGTAAACCTTTTTGGAAATCTCCCTCTCATTTATGGCGAAAGCTACAAGGCTGTTATCGCCAATCGCTGGAAGTGCCAATTTAACGAGAACACAAAAATATTGGCCTATTCAAACGCCTATCCAGAACTAACTCACAACGAAATAATGGGTTGGGAACAAGCGAAACTGCAAGCGGATAATCTAGCGGTATTAACTCTTACCGACGGTCTGGAAAGTCCAAAGATGAAAACGAGAATGCATGTCATGACAGAGAAGATGAACTCTGCAGCATTCCAGCAAGTAATAGAATTCAACGTAAAACATTCCGGCGGCTCCGAAACCGGCGATTTCCTGGACCGAATGCTAAGAATGACTTACCTTGCCGACTTCGTCAGTATCTACCTAGCTGCCCTCTACAAGGTAGATCCCTACATTATCGGCTCGATAAATGACTTGAAGAGCGCTTTATCGGTTGTTAAGTAA